In Bacteriovorax stolpii, a single genomic region encodes these proteins:
- a CDS encoding MlaD family protein encodes MFKPSDKKNYLISGIFISVLLVVVMVTVFMLNKENPLFSSKVYISTEVKSAQNLKEGAAVQLRGIKVGSVKSIDFKDLDTLIITIGVTEKYSTWIKQDSTMTFKTQGVLGDKFLEISGGTDSAPGIKDGDVLATNEASQIDHIITKSEDLVVAAGSILTKFDKLVSSIEDRRLDKILSNIESLTANSNKVMMSLNDKNLGQSLANLKASSESISRMTKRIEEGPGTLHALIYDQGLHEDLRSLVGGANRNKVLKFFIRESIKKEDNK; translated from the coding sequence ATGTTTAAGCCATCTGATAAAAAAAATTATCTTATCTCTGGTATTTTCATCTCGGTCCTCCTGGTGGTTGTGATGGTGACAGTCTTTATGCTCAATAAAGAGAACCCGCTTTTTTCCAGCAAGGTTTATATCAGCACTGAAGTTAAGAGTGCTCAAAACTTAAAAGAAGGGGCAGCTGTTCAACTGAGAGGGATTAAAGTTGGAAGTGTAAAGTCGATCGACTTTAAAGACCTGGACACTCTGATCATTACTATTGGTGTAACTGAAAAATACAGCACATGGATTAAACAAGACTCAACAATGACTTTTAAAACTCAAGGAGTTTTAGGGGATAAATTCCTTGAGATCTCGGGTGGAACAGACTCTGCTCCTGGAATCAAAGACGGTGACGTTCTAGCGACCAATGAAGCTTCTCAAATTGATCACATCATCACTAAAAGTGAAGACCTAGTGGTTGCAGCAGGCAGCATCCTGACGAAGTTTGATAAATTAGTCTCAAGCATTGAAGACAGAAGATTGGATAAAATCCTAAGCAACATCGAAAGCCTGACTGCCAATAGTAATAAGGTGATGATGAGCTTAAACGACAAAAATCTTGGACAGTCGCTGGCAAATCTTAAAGCTTCAAGCGAATCTATCAGCCGCATGACAAAAAGAATTGAAGAAGGACCAGGAACTCTCCACGCGCTCATCTACGATCAAGGCCTGCATGAAGACCTAAGGTCGCTGGTTGGTGGGGCCAATAGAAACAAGGTTCTTAAATTCTTTATTAGAGAATCTATTAAAAAAGAAGATAATAAGTAA